The Nitrospira sp. genome segment ATTCGGACGTGATCTGACCCAACTGGCTCAAGAAGGTCAACTGGATCCTGTGATCGGCAGGGCTGACGAAATTGAGCGTGTCCTGCAGATCCTCAGTCGAAGGAGCAAGAATAACCCTGTACTGATCGGTGAATCTGGCGTTGGAAAAACCGCCATCGTGGAAGGGCTTGCTCAGCGGATCGTTCAATCTGAAGTTCCCGACAATCTGCTCTCTCGTCGGGTCATCGCCTTGGATCTAGGTTCTTTAGTCGCCGGTACCAAATACCGCGGGCAGTTCGAAGAACGTCTCAAGGTCGTGATGAAGGAGATTGTCCAAGCTGGCAATATTATCATTTTCATCGATGAGCTGCATACGCTGGTTGGAGCAGGAGCTGCAGAGGGATCCATCGATGCCTCCAATATGTTGAAGCCGGCCTTGTCGCGCGGCGAGATCCAATGCATTGGGGCCACGACGTTGGATGAGTACCGAAAACATATTGAAAAAGATGGCGCGTTGAAACGGCGATTTCAGCCGATACACGTTCAGCCCCCCAATCTCGATGAAACTGTCCGCATTATTCAAGGGCTTCGAGACCGATACGAAGAACATCACGGAGTGGAAATCACGGAGGACGCCATTATTGAGGCTGTCAAGTTGTCCGATCGGTACATCACCGACCGGTTTCTCCCGGACAAGGCGATCGATTTGATCGACGAAACCGGGTCACGGGCGAAGCTTCAGACCTATGCGCTCCCTTCTGAATTGAAAGCGATGGAGCAAGAGCTGAAAAAGGTGTCGCGGGAGAAGGAACTCTCGATCTCTATGCAGAATTTCGAGGAAGCCGTACGGCATCGTGAGGAAGAAGAGAGGTTGCGTAAGCTGCTCGACGAATCCAAGCGAGAATGGAAAAAGAATCAGGAGAAGAGCAAGCCTGTGATCGGCAAGGAGGATGTCGCTTACGTTGTCTCAAAAATGACCGGTATTCCGCTCTTTAAGCTGGAGGAAGAAGAGTCCAACAAGCTCTTGCGCATGGAAGAATTTCTCCATAAACGAGTCGTCGGTCAAAATGAGGCGATTTCGGCGGTCGCCCGCGCCATCCGTCGATCTCGTGCCGGCTTGAAGGAAGCTCGGAAACCGATCGGCTCGTTCATTTTCTTGGGACCGACGGGCGTGGGCAAGACGGAACTGGCCAGGACATTGGCCGAGTTTCTGTTCAATAGTGAAGATGCGCTGATTCGTGTCGATATGTCCGAATATCAGGAGAAGTTTACGAGTTCTCGACTCTTCGGTGCTCCTCCCGGCTATGTGGGCTATGAAGAGGGGGGGCAGTTGACCGAGAAGGTCCGTCGTCGGCCTTATTCCGTCGTGTTATTCGATGAAATCGAGAAGGCACAT includes the following:
- a CDS encoding ATP-dependent Clp protease ATP-binding subunit yields the protein MFERFTDKGRKIIILAREEAERHQNDYLGTEHLVLAILRESDGIALMILKKMGLSTEQIRLEIERNLPGGGTTMTFGEIPFSPRVKKVIEYGVEEARLLGHNHIGSEHLLLGLLREEEGIGGKILRSLGANLLTARQLTVTFLRKSAPRERDRKSNTPALDEFGRDLTQLAQEGQLDPVIGRADEIERVLQILSRRSKNNPVLIGESGVGKTAIVEGLAQRIVQSEVPDNLLSRRVIALDLGSLVAGTKYRGQFEERLKVVMKEIVQAGNIIIFIDELHTLVGAGAAEGSIDASNMLKPALSRGEIQCIGATTLDEYRKHIEKDGALKRRFQPIHVQPPNLDETVRIIQGLRDRYEEHHGVEITEDAIIEAVKLSDRYITDRFLPDKAIDLIDETGSRAKLQTYALPSELKAMEQELKKVSREKELSISMQNFEEAVRHREEEERLRKLLDESKREWKKNQEKSKPVIGKEDVAYVVSKMTGIPLFKLEEEESNKLLRMEEFLHKRVVGQNEAISAVARAIRRSRAGLKEARKPIGSFIFLGPTGVGKTELARTLAEFLFNSEDALIRVDMSEYQEKFTSSRLFGAPPGYVGYEEGGQLTEKVRRRPYSVVLFDEIEKAHPDVFNVLLQVLDDGVLTDSLGRKVDFKNTVVIMTSNIGTKLIQKGVSLGFQSTESEAARRKKEEVLGELRKSFSPEFLNRIDEIVIFHQLEKEQLYSILDILLRELNLRLLDKGIEIDVDDEVKQWLIKEGYEPLYGARPMRRAIQRAIGDPLSDELIRGRFKESRKVKVVLRDGAPTFIEQEAMAEV